ATAAACTGCTCCAGACCTAAGGAAAGAAATCAACCTTTTCAGTAAAATACTACCAAAGTACAGTGAAAGGGACGTTCAGATGCAAAATGGAAATGAAAGACTAACTTACCAAAAGCGTAGAAGAGTATTATTGCAAATGTTGACGGAAATAAGAAACTGACGAAATCCCATACGTACGTTGACAACCAATATGAAAGAACAGAAACCTGCAAGCCGTGAAAATCGTAAGGCCAATATTATGTGACTGACGCTCTGCATGTTTTGGTATTACAGAATCGTCAAGAGAAAAGTTTACCCCACTAATAAGCTGTTGGTGCTTCGCTTTCACCTCTCGCTCCTGAAAAGATAACATATTTCAGAGCAAAATACTTGAAAAGGAGAAGAAAGATAGCATTAAACCAAAAAACCTTCTGCCAAAACTAAGGTGAGGTTACATACATACCTTAACAATTGGAACTGCAAAGGAGGCCGGGATGAATGAAAATGCAATGCTTACAATAATTGCAGCTGAAAAGGCATCCAAATCCTGCACAGAAAAGAAAAGAAGATCAAAGCTACTCCTCCTGCTACAGACTTTTACATTGTTTTAATTTTTGAATCCTAGTGTCTGACATTACTTGGAAGGATCCCAATAACTTTTAACTTATCGCTCAAACTGAACATGAGGTTCAATAAAATAATAAAATTGATACCACAAAAAGTTGGAACTACTACTAATAGAAAGACATACATGACGCTGTAAGCGCTGACTTTTTGTTGGAGGCAAAGGATGGTTTCGAGTTTGAATTGTCATATTCTTGTTACCACTAGCAAGTCGGAGAAGGGCAGAATGCATAACATTGATGTAGATAGGACCAGCATGCTGGCAAGTACTGTTGTGTAACACGGTATATCCTACACTCCCATCTGGATGCTGACTATCCATTAAAACTGCCCCATACCTAAAGAAGACACCCACGGGTAGCATTTAGCCAAGTCAGTACACTGTAACATGGTCACCAAACAAGGGAGAACAGAAAACTAGAAGGCAGCAATTATCTAAAGCACATGAATTATTAAGCTTAACTTTCACATAGAGAATATCAACGCATGAATCTGCTGTGACCTATACATACCTTGACTCGTATGACTGATCAAAACTAGACATCAGAAATTCGCTCATGGAAAGTAGAGTGGGGCCCAACGTGGGACCTGCTGCATCAATTGCATCAGCCAATGCCTCTTTTGGATTAGGAAACTTATATGAACTATTCCTCAAGGGCTGAATCCAGCCTCCTTCAATATATTCTGCAACCTGAATGCATACGGAGAAACAACATTGAACACAACAAATTTTTGGTAATATGTGACTCAGCCATACTGCACTGTGACCAACACCGTGCAAGCATCAAATTTAACAAGTGAATGTGTAACAGAACTACTGTTTGATCTACTACTTGTAACGAAACCTTGGGTTAAGTTGACAGCTGTATAAAAGAAAACCACTTTAAATATAGTAACTAAAACGTGAAACGGATTGATCGCCATGGAGACTATCTCATGCATTTTATTAATGAAAAGAACAATTTCAAGCAATCAGTTTTCTTATGAAGAGAGTAAAATGAATTGGTTTTTGAATTACCAGGATTAGTATTATTTATGTTCAGTTAATACCTCTTTGGCAATTGGCTGAGATAGATCAAAAGGAATCGGACCACCACCTCCATTGCCACTCAGGAGAGGATTAAAATAGGCAGTTGTCAACGTAATGGATTTCTGATCAGGATGTGGCTTGAGCTGTAGTAAAAGAAGGCCAAAAAGTAAGAATACTGCTGGGATGATGAGCTGGAACGCCACTGTTTTGCGATCTCTGAAAGCAGATCTTGCTCTTTTTATGAACAACGCTTTGCAATGCCGCCAAAACATTGACCTTGAGATAACGGAACAACCACAACATTGCATGCTAATGAATCCAATGAAAGCCCAAACCGCAGCAACGATTAATCTGCAAGCTTTTGCAATTGAAGTAATAATAACTCCAACGCCCTCATTACAACTTGCGAGTAATTTGGGTTGGCTAGTGCTCTTCTGAACAGACTCAATGCACACCAAAGAAGCCTCGGTATCAGGAGAAGCAAATGTATCTTCCTGCTTGTCCTCGATATCTAAGTTACATCCAGCAACTCTCAGAAACACCTCTTCAAGTGTTGTGACAGATATACCATAACTCTGAATACCAGGGTAATCTGAATCCTCAATCTCACTAATCCTAGATCTGTCAACAGAACTCTTCATGCAACTCTCAACTTCTCTGAACATATTTTCAAAGCAAGGCAAGGATGCCAAAGGAAGCTTGAAAGAGATTTCGTTTCCCACCTGGAAAAATCATAACATATATAGATAAGGCGAGAGATGGGCTTTAAACTTATCTAAAAGCAGTAACAAGTTGTTCTACGGCAAATATCTGCAGCCATTAACATGCTACCATATTGTTTAAGAACTTAAGTCACACTTGATAGATTCTCAATCATAAAATGCTCTACTCTAGAATCTTGGAACTCCGCAAAGTATCAAAGCATGCAGCAAGGCAAAACATTTTCATCATGAAACTTACTAGTAGCCCAGACGCTCTCAATCTCTTTAGAGAATGTAAGTAATATACCTCACTCACACAGGTTGCTGATGGAATGTGACGATGAACTATATTTGCGGCAACAGAGACAGCTGGAGAAGTCTAAAACATAAAGGACCCCAGTTAATTTGATATTCTAAGTAGAAACATTAACAAAATTGATCGGAAATGAAAAGAATACAAAACAAACCTTTACTAGCGTAAGAGTGTACCCAACCCCGTAGTGATGCTTCAGGAACATCGAGCTGCTTGGTCAGAAAAACACCAAAAATCACTGGTTAAATGTTTAATGGAGATGAACACGAATGATGCATTGGGTCAGAAAAAGAAAATAACTGCTTTCATGTGCTTGTCTAATAAGATAAGATAATTTTGGGAACCTCTTGTTTTCAATTTCTGATATCTCACCACCGACAACACCAAATTGAAACACCTTATACTAGTCATGAGCGGTATTTGAAAAATTCACGTCAATCATATCACTTTATAGTAACCAACTCAAATGAAACAGTCCCAAGTGTGAATGCTTGGTTCAGTTTGTGTTATTAGTATGCCTCCAACAAGTGCATCATTCTTCTTCCTAATTTTTTGAATCGAAAAACCGGAGCAAAGGACAAGGCAATAGAAAAAGCCAGAGTATTTAAAAACACTTAACCTGCCACAACACTTAAGAGACCCGTTAGCCATGATCCCTATCCGATCTCCAAGTTCTTCAGCTTCATCCATGGAATGGGTTGTTAGCAATATTATTCTGCCCTTTTTAATTTTCTTAATCAACTGCCATGTAAGACGCATTGAGTAGGGATCCATTCCACTGGTTGGTTCATCGAGAATAATCACCTGAAAAAATAAAGAATGTTCAATGACAACTAATCAAGAGAAACTTGCAAAGTAATATGCCTTTGCCTTTCCTTCTCACCTTACTGTTTCCTATCAATGCGATTCCAAGTGATAATTTCCTTTTCATGCCTCCGGAAAGTGCCCGCACTAGTGTACTAATTTTATCAGACAACCCCACCTGGAAAAAGATCAATAGCCAAGATCAGACAGCTGTGACCAATACCTAAACGGCAGTATCAAACAACACAAGGCATTCATTTACTGTCCTCCAAAACTATGTCACGAACTCCAACTTATGCAGTCTGAAGTTTTAATGCTCGCACCATAACAGAACTAGCTACCAGATGCTATGAAATCTATATGCTGTAATGTGCGTGAATGTAGTTTGTTGGAGAGAAAAATAAACAATAGCTTGTATTTCACTACATACTTACTTCCTCTGCCATATCAGTAACTGTGCTCTTTAAGGAATCTTCCTTAACACCTTTAAGAACCGCAAACATCTCCAAGTGTTCTCTAACCTACAGTAGATATAAATCATTCAGACGTTATTCCATACGAAAGAACCTAAAATATCATATTCGGGTGTGAAACACATCTAATCAGTCAGAACTCAGAAGACAGAAAGTCTTCTGTCTTCCATACTTCCATGTTCTCCTTCTTTGATAATTGCCTCTAAATTAAAGATTGTGTTACCATGTTGTTAAATTCGAACTGTAAGCATTGCTTCCTACACAAGAAAATAAGACCAGAAGAAATAGAAGAGATTTTTGAACTTACTGTCAGTTCCGGAAAGAGGATGTCATGCTGAGGGCAAACACCTAGTTCTTTTCGTATTTCATCCTACAGATAAGAGATATTAATAACACAAAAATCTAAATCGTAAGAAATCAGAGAGATGGTATTCAAGTGACGCTATATTCTAGCACTAGAAGAAGAAAGCCTATTTTACAACTAGTTAGAGGTCAGAGCTTTTCGGTTATGCAAAAGATTTAGAGATTCAAATAAAAATAAGAAAAAACATTTACCATATTTGAGACGATACTGTTTCCCAGTATCAGGGCATCTCCAGAAGTAGGAGGAAGAAGGCCGACAAGCATTGATATTGTTGTGCTTTTACCAGCCCCATTATGGCCTTCAAGCAAAGGAAGCAAGATTTAAAAAAAATATATCAAGCTTAGCAATATCGATTCTCAACTTGAATATCAGTGTTTCCATCCATATATTATCAGCGATAACATATGGATGGATGAAACAGCCAGGGAGCATAATATCAAAATTTTGAGTATCAGTGTTATAAGAAAGCTTTTGCAACATGATAGAGTTGAATTTCCAAACAACGAATACATAAAATGAAACTTGACCAAATTATCTTCACTGGCATGCACAAGAGAGCTCGGGAAAAAAGCTGGATTTTTGTTTACTAAAATGAAGATTCAGATGGAAATGCTCAACCACACAACAGGGAAAGCAACCAAAACAATAAACTCAAATCTATTAATTCTGAAACATTTTGATTTGGATATGGTAGTCTACCAAGAAAATGTTAACGAGGTTAGAGGAGACGAGAATATCTAATAAATAGGAATAAACGTACCCAGAAGTGAAAGTATCTGGTTCTCGTACAATGTTAGTCGCAATGAATTAACTGCACAGCAATTCCCCCTTCCTGAAGCAAACACCTTATGCAGATTTTTAATTTGTATGCACCTACAGAGCTAACATTCAATATGAATCCAACGTCCATCTTTGAAAACAGGATTTTTTGTTTCATCAGATGGGATATGATTATACCTCCCATCAAGCTCTTGTTGCCTCATTTCCAGGCTTATTGATTCAATAACAGGATCAAAAGGCTCTCCCTGAGTACCCTCTATATTAGTGTTGAGACCTGGAATGCAATATTGGTTGTTTTTCTTCCTCCCAAAGCACTTGTTGAAGATAAAATTCCATGGGTACCGTACACCATTTTCCCTGGGAAGGACCTGAGGAAATCAAATCTTCGATTAAGCCCAAGGATGCAGGATATAAGTTACAACAGACAAAGAGGAAAGAGAAATGTCCTAGTTACAACTTTTCTACCAAGCAACAATGGCAAGAACAACAAAGCAGTTCACAAAATTGATCATGACAAAGCTTTAAAAATAAAGTCAGTACTAAATAGTAGTATGCAATAACCGAGACACTAGAAGCAGAAATCTGTTTACAAGACATACAGTAAACAAAGACGAGTAGCAAAAGAAGGTACCTTGTCCAGATAAAGGCCAATAGCGCAGTACAGAATAGAGTCGAGCAGCATCATCAAGAGGCAGACAAAAAAACTTACTCCAGACGATGCCTACATGAAGATTGACCAGAAAAAAAAAAGTAAAGAACACAAGGAAAATCAACCATGGAATGTAGCCACAGAAATATCTACTTACCAGCCATATATTGCTCCAACGAAGTCCAACATGTGCACGCTCGTAATCAGCAAAGTTGATTGACCCAAGAGCAAATGCAGTAGGTGAAAGCAAAGAAGCAACAACTTTCAATACCCTACAAGTCCAACAGTAAGTTTTACATTAATGTATTCTAGACCAAATCTTTGTGGCCAAGACGAGCATAATTTTTCCTTATCCATAAAAAAGCCATCACCAAAAAAGAGGATAAACATACATGGACACAGATTCATCGTTAACAGTGTAATAAGGGAAGAAGGCTCCGAGAAAGGCCAAGGTCCCAACTGCGACAGCTGTCTTAGCTCGAGTGAAAAATGTTGATATTAGAAATGAGAGCATTATTGCGCTGACCCCAAACAAAAAGAAGTATGTGAAGACTAATGTCTTATCACTATACTTAAAGATACTTCCCATCGTACAAGCTGTAATAATCCCAGCGCACAATGCGAACTGCAGAACAGAGTCGAGTTAGGAAAGAAACAAAAAAAACGACAAACTAAAATCATTGCATAATATCGAAAGAAATGAAACATCAGTATGCTATTTCCAGTTGAATTCAACATTGTAAAACAACAGAAAACGCTAATGAACTCGAACTTGTGGTTTGATCGTAGCCAAGAGAAGAGGCAAACAAAAGTTCACTAATCAAAAATCAAGCCAGGAAACCTGCCTGCAATGCATATGTGATAAACCACGACAAATGGAAAATCTCATCTTTCAAGCCCATCATGTAAAGTCCTTCTCTTATTTTCTGCTCCTGCAAGCTCAGAAAAAATCTCAAGTTAATAATGATAGAAAACAACTTTTGGTGGAAAAGCAGCAACGCATATCAGCTCTGTTCTTAAGAATACGCAAAGTATAGAACCCGAAACAACCTTCTCAAAGACAGAGTAGCTGATAAGCCGGGAGATTGGAAACAGAAATCCCAGAAGGTACCTGCTCAACAAGTATACAATCATTCGAATCATACAAATACTCAAATACCATACATATATGAACAAAGAGCGGTGATACATACAACAAGCCCATTACGCTTTTGACAATAGATTGGAACTCATCATCAGTGTATTCGCGGGTTGGAAATGGAACCATTCTTATCTTTGACGGGCTAAACATAGTCCATGGCATCTCAAGGGATAACGCTGAACCAAGAGATGCATGTGATGATGGCAAGTCTATGTTTTGCTGAGAGGCAAATATAATGAAAGAGTCTACCACCTGTTGAAGCTGTAAAAGGGTACACAACAAATCAAACCCAAGAACGCAAATTTGACGAGCTTCCAAAGAAAAAAAAAAAGAGAGTAAATGGCCATACAGTCAAGAATCCGCTGAAGCTGTATTGCATTGTCGGTATGGTATTAATCCCCATTTCCAGATCATTGATATAAGGTCCATTTGTGTCCATGATCGACTTGACATTAGGGAATCCTGCCAACGCCCATGTGTGGTTCAAGCGGATGCTATAATCATATACATGAGGTCCTTGTTCATGGAAAACCACTGCTCCGTTTAGTTTTGGATTCGAACAGTTCCTAAGCAAGCATAACGAGGCTTAATCAGCTCAGCATAAAAGAAAGAAAAGCATAGACAGCTAGTTTAAGATCATGATAACCACCAACAGCTATAACTATAAGACTATGCTACTCGTCAAGACAAAATGCATACACAATTGGCGCGTGCCGATACATAATATTATGAACTGAATGCTGCACTATCCAAGACTACAAAAGCGAAGTCCCTTTTACCATCATAGTCCAACAGAGGAAAGACACTAGTCTTGTCTAATCAGTACAATCGTCAAAGTTGTAGCATATGGTAACGAGTAACTGTAAGAGATACTACCATAATTCAAAAAATGCCAACCAATCCAGTGACCAAACAGAGAGACATTCGGAAGACATATACAAAAATGTCTGAAGGGGACAAAGAGCCAGGGATGAAATTGCTTTCTTAGCAGCTCGAACAAAGAACAAAACATACCTCACATCGCTGCAGACAGCATAATGCGCAGAGGTTATATAGGTTTCAAGCTCAATGTCATCTTTAAAAATTCTAGTAACCAGCTGCAAACAAAAAAAGTCAAATAAAGCATGTGACATATAAAGAGTAAACAGAGCTCAAAGGTCAATACAAGAAGCTATGTTACCCGCAGATCAGGAAACTTTAGAGAGAGAATGTCGATCATGTTATTTGTTTCATCGGTGTCAGGTGCAAAAGCTAAATACTCCCCATCAGCAATCAAAAGCTCCAAAACTTGAGGGAAACTGGGAGAGATACCTTCGCCGACTTGGACCACCGTATCTTTCTCTATATTCCTGCAACAATCAAATCAACAAAATCACAATCCGATTACAGTAACGAGCTTACAAGGCAGGACCGTAGTGTTGTTAATCTTACGAGCGAGCGGGGTGAATTGTGGTGTCAACGCGTGTCCTCACGGCAATCAACAACAACATTACAACAGTCGGAAGCAAAATCTGCAACAACAACAACAACAACAAAAAAGAGAGAAACTTTTAGAACAAAACTCACACTGTTTCGATCATCATAGACCCAATATCGAAAAATTCAAAATTCAATTCAGAAAACAACGAGAAGCAGAACGATCAGTGAATATGCATGAAGAGTGTTGAGAGAGAGAGACCTCGGCAGCAGTAACGAAGGGATGGCGAGTTTTGAGGAGCCAATTCTTGCGGAGCATAGCCTTTAGCTGCCTCCTCCATGTTCCCATTTCGTTCGACGACCACCAAAGGTTCACACTTTTTCAGTTAATCAGAAGAAACCCTAGAGAGATTCCGATCGATAAGAAAGGGGAAAACCTTCGCTCGCATCAAGAAGAAGAAAGCATACTTTTTTTTTTTTTCTGGGAAAAGAAAACGATGAAAAGAGAGAGGTGGCTAGGACCTGGGGGATCACCTCACTGACATTTGTGCTTCCTCTTTTTCTTTTTTCCTCTTGCAATTTACTCATACTATTTTTCAATTAAATATTTTTAAATCTCTTTATCTTCCTAATATTAAAAAAAAAAAAAATTAAGCAACTGGATGAGGATAACTAGCACAAGTGGTCTACAAAAATATTCTTTTTAAAAAAAACAGTTACTAATAATATACAGTTCTGGAGTCCTACATAAATATTAGTATAAACGTTATTAAAAGAGACGAGTATATTAATGTCGTATTAAGAAGACTGTGATTATTTTTAAGCAACTAAATATGACTCTCCATGACGTTGACCCACCTAAGCCTTTGCGTCCATGCCAAGTAGGGGGCGGGCTCCACCGTGAAAGCCATTTTGTACACGTGGAGTTTCCTAACTGGTTTAGAGTCACATTGCTTGACCCAGCTGCCACTTTGATGATTACGTACAAGAATGAAAAACGAGCGACGTTCCTAAAGTTTGACGGCTAATAGTAATACCGTCGTCGATGTTTTGCCAATCAAAGCCAGCCGCCATGGAATATTATTCTCTCCAACCAAATTGACCGTTATTTCTTTTCATTAGTATAACATTTAGGTTTCTTTTTTTCGAACTTGGAACATTGGTTCAGATTAGTCAGATAACGCAAGTTGAAGCCTTCACATGTTGGTGTTTTTGAATTACTATTATGTTTCTCCAACTATAAACTTTATTGATTTTCAAACTCAGAATCGATGTTGCTTACAAGGGTGGTTTAAAATATTTGGAAAAGAATGAAACAATTGTTAGCAAGACAGCACTGTAGAAATGTAATGACCCACCACTCCCACCATCTCCACTTCTTTCTCCAACCCCACCACTTCCACCTTCTCTTCCACCATCTCCACCTTCTTCCCCACCATCTCCAACTTCTATAAAACTTAAGAAAGAGAGAGAGAGAGATAGAGAGAGAGAGAGAGATAGATAGAGAGAGAGAGAGAGAAGAAGAAGAAGAAGAAGAGAGAAAGCTCACCTGAGCTCGTCGCCAGAGCCACCACACGCCAGGACGTCGTCAAGCTCGTCACCACCATCATCCGCAACCAAAGGTAATCGAAAACCGCCATGTTTTTGAGTTAAGTTTCGGCCGTTTTAGTAAATCGACCATAACTTTCTAACCGTGATGAATCTCGTGAATCCAAGACTACCATCGTGTTCCTCTCGTCGAGACGAATCCGTGGCCACCAAAAACGCCTCAATCGGAGTCCGGACGAAGCCGCACGCGCCTCTGGAAGTTTCGCCTCTGCGCGCGTGAGGTACACGCGCCGCCGCCGGAAAACGTCGCCACCGCCGGACCACCGTCCCCCGCCGCCGGAATATCCGCCGTCGCCGCCGTTGACCGTCGCCGGTAACTCGCCGGTGACTCGGTCAACTCGTCCGAGTCAACTCAGTGAGTCAACTCGGTTGACTCGGTTAACCACTGGTTTGACCGGTTTAAATTGATTTCGTTTCGGTTAGGGTAAACCGGTCGGTTTAGTCAAATCGATTTCTGGTCAAAGCTTGACCGGGTTGACTTTGACCAACGAGTTGACTTTTCCGTAAATACCCGTTTTAAACCGTTCGAAAGGCGTTCTGACTCGAAATTTCGATCTGATTTCAGATTTGGAGTCCATTTGAGCAGCTGGAGGTCATATATACCACTTCTCTTCATTGCTAAGGTGAGGGCTATTCCGTTAAATCCCGAGCTAGTTTAGTACTACCATTATGGAAAGTTTAGTTTCGAAACATGATCCGTCTNNNNNNNNNNNNNNNNNNNNNNNNNNNNNNNNNNNNNNNNNNNNNNNNNNNNNNNNNNNNNNNNNNNNNNNNNNNNNNNNNNNNNNNNNNNNNNNNNNNNNNNNNNNNNNNNNNNNNNNNNNNNNNNNNNNNNNNNNNNNNNNNNNNNNNNNNNNNNNNNNNNNNNNNNNNNNNNNNNNNNNNNNNNNNNNNNNNNNNNNNNNNNNNNNNNNNNNNNNNNNNNNNNNNNNNNNNNNNNNNNNNNNNNNNNNNNNNNNNNNNNNNNNNNNNNNNNNNNNNNNNNNNNNNNNNNNNNNNNNNNNNNNNNNNNNNNNNNNNNNNNNNNNNNNNNNNNNNNNNNNNNNNNNNNNNNNNNNNNNNNNNNNNNNNNNNNNNNNNNNNNNNNNNNNNNNNNNNNNNNNNNNNNNNNNNNNNNNNNNNNNNNNNNNNNNNNNNNNNNNNNNNNNNNNNNNNNNNNNNNNNNNNNNNNNNNNNNNNNNNNNNNNNNNNNNNNNNNNNNNNNNNNNNNNNNNNNNNNNNNNNNNNNNNNNNNNNNNNNNNNNNNNNNNNNNNNNNNNNNNNNNNNNNNNNNNNNNNNNNNNNNNNNNNNNNNNNNNNNNNNNNNNNNNNNNNNNNNNNNNNNNNNNNNNNNNNNNNNNNNNNNNNNNNNNNNNNNNNNNN
The DNA window shown above is from Brassica oleracea var. oleracea cultivar TO1000 chromosome C3, BOL, whole genome shotgun sequence and carries:
- the LOC106334462 gene encoding ABC transporter A family member 1, with product MGTWRRQLKAMLRKNWLLKTRHPFVTAAEILLPTVVMLLLIAVRTRVDTTIHPARSNIEKDTVVQVGEGISPSFPQVLELLIADGEYLAFAPDTDETNNMIDILSLKFPDLRLVTRIFKDDIELETYITSAHYAVCSDVRNCSNPKLNGAVVFHEQGPHVYDYSIRLNHTWALAGFPNVKSIMDTNGPYINDLEMGINTIPTMQYSFSGFLTLQQVVDSFIIFASQQNIDLPSSHASLGSALSLEMPWTMFSPSKIRMVPFPTREYTDDEFQSIVKSVMGLLYLLGFLFPISRLISYSVFEKEQKIREGLYMMGLKDEIFHLSWFITYALQFALCAGIITACTMGSIFKYSDKTLVFTYFFLFGVSAIMLSFLISTFFTRAKTAVAVGTLAFLGAFFPYYTVNDESVSMVLKVVASLLSPTAFALGSINFADYERAHVGLRWSNIWLASSGVSFFVCLLMMLLDSILYCAIGLYLDKVLPRENGVRYPWNFIFNKCFGRKKNNQYCIPGLNTNIEGTQGEPFDPVIESISLEMRQQELDGRCIQIKNLHKVFASGRGNCCAVNSLRLTLYENQILSLLGHNGAGKSTTISMLVGLLPPTSGDALILGNSIVSNMDEIRKELGVCPQHDILFPELTVREHLEMFAVLKGVKEDSLKSTVTDMAEEVGLSDKISTLVRALSGGMKRKLSLGIALIGNSKVIILDEPTSGMDPYSMRLTWQLIKKIKKGRIILLTTHSMDEAEELGDRIGIMANGSLKCCGSSMFLKHHYGVGYTLTLVKTSPAVSVAANIVHRHIPSATCVSEVGNEISFKLPLASLPCFENMFREVESCMKSSVDRSRISEIEDSDYPGIQSYGISVTTLEEVFLRVAGCNLDIEDKQEDTFASPDTEASLVCIESVQKSTSQPKLLASCNEGVGVIITSIAKACRLIVAAVWAFIGFISMQCCGCSVISRSMFWRHCKALFIKRARSAFRDRKTVAFQLIIPAVFLLFGLLLLQLKPHPDQKSITLTTAYFNPLLSGNGGGGPIPFDLSQPIAKEVAEYIEGGWIQPLRNSSYKFPNPKEALADAIDAAGPTLGPTLLSMSEFLMSSFDQSYESRYGAVLMDSQHPDGSVGYTVLHNSTCQHAGPIYINVMHSALLRLASGNKNMTIQTRNHPLPPTKSQRLQRHDLDAFSAAIIVSIAFSFIPASFAVPIVKEREVKAKHQQLISGVSVLSYWLSTYVWDFVSFLFPSTFAIILFYAFGLEQFIGIGRFLPTVLMLLEYGLAIASSTYCLTFFFTEHSMAQNVILMVHFFSGLILMVISFVMGLIPATVNANSYLKTFFRLSPGFCFSDGLASLALLRQGMKDKSSHGVFDWNVTGASISYLALESIFYFLLTLGLEVLPVQKVMSFSIGEWWQNFKGFKQGAGSSSTEPLLKDSTGAISADMEDDIDVQEERDRVISGLTDNTIFYLQNLRKVYPGSNHHVPKVAVQSLTFSVQAGECFGFLGTNGAGKTTTLSMLSGEETPTSGTAFVFGKDIVASPKVIRQHIGYCPQFDALFDYLTVKEHLELYARIKGVVDYRIDNVVMEKLVEFDLLKHSHKPSFTLSGGNKRKLSVAIAMIGDPPIVILDEPSTGMDPVAKRFMWDVISRLSTRSGKTAVILTTHSMNEAQALCTRIGIMVGGRLRCIGSPQHLKTRFGNHLELEVKPNEVSHVDLENLCQMIQQWMFNVPSQPRSLLGDLEVCIGVSDSITPDTASASEISLSPDMIQSIAKYLGNEQRVSALVPPMPEEDVGFDEQLSEQLFRDGGIPLPIFAEWWLTKEKFSALDSFIQSSFPGATFKSCNGLIIKYQLPFGEGGLSLADAFGHLERNRNRLGIAEYSISQSTLETIFNHFAANS